One Thermodesulfovibrionales bacterium DNA segment encodes these proteins:
- the acs gene encoding acetate--CoA ligase: MADAKKIDVLMAENRTFPPSKEFSKDAHIKSLAEYEKLYKKSVEDPEGFWGEMAEKQLTWFKKWNKVLDYSFEKPEIKWFSGGKLNVSVNCLDRHIKTATRNKAAIIWEADDGSYKTYTYQQLYYEVNKLANVLKKLGIKKGDRVTIYLPMIPELAISMLACSRIGAIHSIVFGGFSAQALRDRIQDCKAKLLITADEGVRAGKFVPLKANADEALNECPTVEKTLVVQRSKSGEINMHDGRDSWWNAEMSAPDVGAYCEPEHMDAEDRLFILYTSGSTGKPKGVLHTTGGYLLYTNLTFKWIFDYHEEDIHFCTADIGWVTGHSYIVYGPLSLGATSLMFEGVPTYPNPGRFWDIVDKHQVNIFYTAPTAIRALMREGERWVNKHDLSSLRLLGTVGEPINPEAWVWYHSHVGKSKLPIVDTWWQTETGGILITPLPGAMTLKPGSANRPFPGVVPKVIKEDGSPAGVDEGGYLIIEKPWPGMLRGTYGDPENKRIKEIYFSRFAGKYLTGDGARVDKDGDYWLMGRIDDVINISGHRLGTAEVESALVSHDTVAEAAVVGYPHDIKGEGIYVYVTLKEGNQPTDELKKILVGHVRTVIGPIATPDKLQFAPGLPKTRSGKIMRRILRKIAHGQVEDLGDTSTLADPSVVDSLLKGRL; encoded by the coding sequence ATGGCTGATGCAAAGAAGATCGATGTGCTGATGGCCGAGAATAGGACATTTCCGCCATCAAAGGAGTTCAGTAAGGATGCCCATATCAAGAGTTTGGCCGAGTATGAGAAGCTCTACAAGAAGTCTGTTGAAGACCCCGAAGGTTTCTGGGGTGAAATGGCGGAGAAGCAACTCACCTGGTTCAAGAAATGGAACAAGGTTCTTGACTATAGTTTTGAAAAACCCGAGATCAAATGGTTTAGTGGCGGAAAGCTGAATGTCTCTGTGAACTGCCTTGACAGACATATCAAGACGGCGACGCGAAACAAGGCAGCCATAATCTGGGAGGCCGATGATGGAAGTTACAAGACCTATACCTACCAGCAGCTCTACTACGAGGTGAACAAACTCGCGAACGTTCTGAAAAAACTCGGCATCAAAAAGGGTGATCGGGTCACCATATACCTTCCGATGATCCCTGAACTTGCAATATCGATGCTCGCGTGTTCGAGGATCGGGGCGATACACAGCATCGTCTTCGGCGGGTTCAGTGCCCAGGCCCTCAGGGACCGGATTCAGGACTGTAAGGCGAAGCTTCTCATTACGGCCGATGAAGGTGTGAGGGCAGGAAAATTTGTTCCCCTGAAGGCTAACGCCGACGAGGCGCTTAACGAGTGTCCTACAGTCGAGAAAACGCTCGTTGTTCAGAGGTCGAAGAGCGGAGAAATCAATATGCACGATGGAAGAGATTCATGGTGGAATGCCGAAATGTCCGCTCCCGACGTGGGTGCCTACTGCGAGCCTGAACATATGGATGCCGAGGATCGGCTGTTTATCCTCTATACGTCAGGTTCTACCGGAAAACCGAAGGGTGTTCTCCACACCACGGGCGGCTATCTGCTCTATACCAATCTTACATTCAAGTGGATTTTCGATTATCATGAGGAAGACATCCACTTCTGCACCGCAGACATAGGCTGGGTGACGGGGCACAGCTACATTGTCTACGGGCCTCTCTCCCTCGGGGCCACAAGCCTCATGTTCGAGGGGGTTCCGACCTATCCGAACCCCGGAAGGTTCTGGGACATCGTAGACAAGCATCAGGTGAATATCTTCTATACCGCTCCGACTGCCATCAGGGCTCTGATGAGGGAAGGGGAAAGATGGGTGAACAAGCATGACCTATCCTCATTGAGGCTCCTTGGAACGGTGGGAGAACCGATAAACCCCGAGGCATGGGTGTGGTACCATAGCCATGTCGGCAAAAGTAAACTCCCCATTGTCGACACGTGGTGGCAGACGGAAACGGGAGGCATCCTCATCACTCCGCTCCCGGGCGCAATGACATTGAAGCCCGGTTCGGCGAACCGACCCTTCCCCGGCGTCGTCCCTAAGGTCATAAAAGAGGACGGATCTCCGGCAGGGGTTGATGAAGGAGGGTACCTCATCATCGAAAAACCATGGCCTGGCATGCTGAGGGGAACGTACGGAGACCCTGAAAACAAGCGTATCAAAGAGATCTATTTTTCGAGATTCGCCGGCAAGTATCTGACCGGCGACGGTGCGCGCGTCGACAAGGACGGCGATTACTGGCTCATGGGCAGAATTGACGACGTCATCAATATCTCGGGCCACAGGCTCGGCACCGCGGAGGTCGAATCAGCGCTCGTCAGCCATGACACGGTAGCAGAAGCGGCGGTGGTCGGCTATCCCCATGACATCAAGGGCGAAGGCATCTACGTCTATGTCACTCTCAAAGAGGGCAATCAGCCGACGGACGAGCTGAAGAAGATCTTGGTGGGCCATGTCAGGACGGTCATCGGGCCTATCGCAACGCCCGATAAACTCCAGTTCGCGCCCGGGCTGCCGAAGACGCGCAGCGGAAAGATCATGAGAAGGATTCTGCGAAAGATCGCACATGGGCAGGTCGAGGACCTGGGAGATACATCAACACTCGCTGACCCGTCGGTGGTCGACAGTCTCTTGAAGGGGAGGCTGTAA